A single genomic interval of Chitinophaga sp. 180180018-3 harbors:
- a CDS encoding tetratricopeptide repeat-containing sensor histidine kinase → MADHSAYFDPVFSTSALYTSDRYEEASRHLDSAYSAFPNPSPLDLSRKYYFKLDHYWLGQHDPRMASIYIDSILNILADFKNNPACSKTYGLALLCQGDLFREQLQFSEAIDRYFQGREYIQRSGDTCMFYEFDGRIAMVYYRQKKYADAVTYFREAFLHLNTCRQDTFYRFHYQQGQLDNIGLCYYYLNRIDSALFYYDSALRYIQLYEPVFKGMPRRERNIMISKGVIYGNKSEALLKTGDTSQVENLYKTSISINLQKGSEISDAEGTIAKLIDMLLSQRRYSEAQVWLEKLNSSLDSFPNTSARLRWLFLQSQFYELKNQSLPALSFLHRYLRMKDSLDNINNPLTSLNTQQQFNFLAKDFELKLLKKQDEVKNAYLIISLLFSALALGIILQVWYNAKKAHTNAKKLQVMNDTISRQNEILEESLSALEQSQQNNTKMMRIVAHDLRNPIGAIIPLSELLHDSGAITDSDSSELLTIIRESATHSLTLISEMMNLDIASDIRKEPVELHTVIQYCIGLLQQKAREKGQTIVAELHPSIVDCDREKMWRVFSNLITNAIKFSPAGAVIRVSMENSGSLVRIAVKDNGIGIPDDIKNNLFSLSGTARRSGTSGEQSFGLGLFICKQIVEAHGGRIWAESSEGNGSTFWIELTAME, encoded by the coding sequence ATGGCGGATCATTCCGCCTATTTCGACCCGGTTTTTAGTACGTCTGCCCTCTATACATCCGATCGATATGAGGAAGCCTCCCGGCACCTGGATTCGGCATACAGCGCTTTTCCTAACCCCAGCCCATTAGACCTGTCAAGAAAATATTATTTTAAACTGGATCATTACTGGTTGGGGCAACATGATCCCAGGATGGCAAGCATTTATATCGATAGTATCTTAAATATCCTCGCTGATTTTAAAAACAACCCTGCCTGTTCCAAAACATATGGTCTTGCACTACTATGCCAGGGTGATTTGTTTCGTGAACAGTTGCAGTTCAGCGAGGCGATTGACCGCTATTTTCAGGGACGGGAGTATATTCAAAGATCCGGCGACACCTGCATGTTCTATGAGTTTGATGGAAGAATTGCCATGGTGTATTATCGACAGAAAAAATACGCTGATGCAGTTACTTATTTTCGGGAAGCTTTTCTACACCTGAATACCTGTCGCCAGGACACATTCTACCGGTTTCATTATCAACAGGGGCAACTGGATAATATCGGCCTGTGTTATTACTACCTCAATCGCATCGACAGTGCTCTCTTCTATTATGATAGTGCATTGCGTTATATTCAGCTGTACGAGCCGGTTTTTAAGGGCATGCCCCGGCGGGAAAGGAATATAATGATATCTAAAGGGGTTATTTATGGTAATAAAAGCGAAGCTCTTTTGAAAACCGGAGATACATCCCAGGTAGAAAATCTGTATAAAACAAGCATTAGCATTAACCTGCAAAAAGGGAGCGAAATATCTGATGCAGAAGGTACCATCGCTAAACTAATCGACATGCTACTCAGTCAAAGGAGATATAGTGAAGCGCAGGTATGGCTCGAAAAGCTAAACTCTTCCCTTGATTCATTTCCTAATACCAGTGCCAGACTCCGGTGGTTGTTCCTTCAATCGCAGTTTTATGAGTTAAAGAATCAGTCGTTGCCAGCGCTGAGTTTTCTTCACCGCTATCTTCGGATGAAAGATTCTCTGGACAATATTAATAATCCACTTACCAGTCTGAATACCCAGCAGCAATTCAACTTCCTGGCCAAAGACTTCGAATTGAAATTATTAAAGAAACAGGATGAAGTCAAAAACGCCTATCTCATCATTTCGCTGCTATTCTCAGCACTTGCGCTGGGCATTATTCTGCAGGTATGGTATAATGCCAAAAAAGCGCACACCAATGCTAAAAAACTGCAGGTAATGAACGATACGATTTCCAGGCAAAATGAAATCCTCGAAGAGAGTCTCAGCGCCCTGGAGCAAAGCCAGCAAAACAATACGAAAATGATGAGAATTGTTGCGCACGATCTGCGTAACCCCATTGGCGCTATCATTCCCTTGTCAGAACTTTTACACGATTCCGGCGCAATCACCGATAGCGATAGTTCGGAGCTATTGACTATCATCCGGGAATCTGCCACTCATTCGTTGACGCTTATCAGCGAAATGATGAACCTCGATATCGCCAGCGATATTCGCAAAGAGCCCGTTGAATTACACACCGTTATTCAATACTGCATCGGGTTGTTGCAACAAAAAGCCCGGGAAAAAGGGCAAACGATTGTTGCTGAACTGCATCCCTCCATTGTGGACTGCGACAGGGAAAAGATGTGGCGGGTGTTCAGTAATCTTATTACCAATGCCATTAAATTCAGTCCTGCCGGGGCGGTTATCCGTGTATCCATGGAAAACAGCGGATCATTGGTGCGGATAGCTGTAAAAGACAACGGCATTGGCATTCCGGATGATATAAAAAATAATCTCTTTAGTCTTTCAGGAACCGCCAGACGCAGCGGCACCTCTGGTGAACAATCTTTCGGACTGGGTTTATTTATCTGTAAACAGATCGTAGAGGCACATGGCGGCCGGATTTGGGCGGAAAGCAGTGAAGGTAATGGCAGTACGTTCTGGATTGAATTGACGGCGATGGAATGA
- a CDS encoding FecR domain-containing protein, which yields MISDKQHIEQLMLEKLSGCISPGDEQILQQIIEVHPELQQQYTQLEQQLAIQDAQQYLHTLDEHSLWEQRKHHFEENKQQPGNRRLWYSIAAGLLLLAGSGILFMQLSIRQRQEAVALPPPPKAQGVTLQLANGHKMDLSDTNRLAVLNAGNAQIHISGNSLQYKAGEADTSPAMNILHVPAGKDYKLILPDGSTVWLNSMSEISFPAAFKNNNRTVLISGEAYFSIRNDVNRPFIVRAGKVSVNVLGTTFNVNTYSGSPKVSLASGKVALRSDAGNHEVFLNPGFEACYDLRRQNGFSINEFDAGNTLAWMEGKYYFKNASLKDIAVVIRRWFDVTVVFDNADAEKYSVAGVLSKNDGLEDFIDNLSKTTPLNFLLTGQVLHVR from the coding sequence ATGATATCTGATAAACAACATATTGAGCAGCTGATGCTGGAAAAGCTCTCCGGATGTATATCTCCCGGAGATGAACAGATCTTGCAGCAAATAATAGAAGTGCATCCGGAGCTGCAGCAGCAGTATACACAACTCGAACAACAGCTTGCAATACAAGATGCGCAACAATATCTGCATACGCTCGACGAACATTCGTTATGGGAACAACGAAAGCACCATTTCGAAGAAAATAAGCAGCAGCCGGGCAACAGGCGTTTATGGTATAGCATTGCAGCCGGATTATTGTTACTGGCAGGCAGCGGAATTTTATTCATGCAGCTATCTATCAGACAACGCCAGGAAGCCGTAGCACTCCCACCACCACCCAAAGCACAGGGCGTAACCTTACAACTCGCAAACGGGCATAAAATGGATCTTTCAGATACCAATAGGCTGGCGGTACTCAATGCAGGAAATGCACAGATTCATATATCCGGCAACAGCCTGCAATACAAAGCAGGAGAAGCAGATACTTCTCCTGCCATGAACATACTGCATGTACCTGCCGGAAAGGACTATAAACTGATACTGCCCGACGGCAGCACGGTGTGGCTGAATTCCATGTCTGAAATCAGCTTCCCCGCAGCATTCAAAAACAATAATAGAACAGTGCTGATAAGTGGCGAAGCATATTTTTCTATCCGGAATGACGTGAATCGTCCTTTTATTGTAAGAGCGGGCAAGGTTTCAGTAAACGTATTGGGAACCACCTTTAATGTGAATACTTATAGCGGGAGTCCGAAAGTGTCACTGGCCTCGGGGAAAGTTGCGCTCCGCAGCGATGCTGGTAACCATGAAGTGTTCCTCAATCCCGGATTTGAAGCATGTTACGACTTACGCCGCCAGAACGGCTTTAGCATAAACGAATTCGATGCAGGAAATACACTGGCCTGGATGGAAGGAAAATACTATTTCAAAAACGCTTCGTTAAAAGATATTGCTGTAGTCATCAGGCGATGGTTTGATGTAACGGTTGTATTCGATAATGCAGATGCGGAAAAATATTCTGTTGCTGGTGTACTTTCTAAAAATGACGGATTGGAAGACTTCATAGACAATCTCTCAAAAACCACTCCATTGAACTTTCTGTTGACAGGACAGGTGTTGCATGTTCGTTAA